A genome region from Paracoccus stylophorae includes the following:
- the treZ gene encoding malto-oligosyltrehalose trehalohydrolase — MTAGRRQHWGPVIDADTVRFALWAPAQTRLKLRNGGRDLDMARQGDGWFHCTLPRAETGEAYSFVLDDGTVVPDPAARAQMDDVHGLSRLIDAADYRWRHDRPGRPWEEAVIYELHIGTFTPDGTFAAAATRMGDLADLGVTAVEIMPVAQFAGNRGWGYDGVLPYAVHPAYGTPDDLRTLVDAAHGAGLMVLLDVVYNHFGPEGNYLNLYAPDFFDASRQTPWGAAIAYDRGPVRRFFVENALYWLRDFRLDGLRLDAIDHVQDRSDPEILVEIAQQVRRAFPDDAIHLTTEDNRNVTHLHAREDGRVPLYTAEWNDDWHNAAHVIATGEGEGYYADFADTPHAHLARALAEGFAYQGQTSPQTGRPRGAPSAHLPPAAFVDFLQNHDQIGNRAFGERIDALAPQPVVRALRTILLLSPHIPLMFMGEEYGETRPFLFFTDFHGDLADAVRQGRRREFAGFAAFADGAVSAIPDPNAAETFAASRIDWAQRDGAGQDRLEETRRLLRVRRREVVPHLAGVDGHAGRIVAAEGDVIAVDWQLRGATLSLRAHLGDGQATVPAAPGRVISGPVGGGSSLGAWQVRFTKLEDGA, encoded by the coding sequence ATGACGGCGGGCCGGCGGCAGCACTGGGGTCCGGTCATCGACGCCGACACCGTGCGCTTTGCCCTGTGGGCACCGGCGCAGACCCGGCTGAAGCTGCGCAATGGCGGCCGCGATCTGGACATGGCGCGGCAGGGCGATGGCTGGTTTCACTGCACCCTGCCGCGGGCCGAGACGGGCGAAGCCTATTCCTTCGTGCTGGACGATGGCACCGTTGTGCCCGATCCGGCCGCCCGCGCACAGATGGACGATGTGCATGGCCTATCCAGGCTGATCGACGCGGCCGATTACCGATGGCGGCACGACCGGCCCGGCCGCCCCTGGGAAGAGGCGGTGATCTATGAGCTGCATATCGGCACCTTTACCCCCGACGGCACGTTTGCCGCCGCCGCCACGCGCATGGGCGATCTGGCCGATCTGGGCGTCACGGCGGTCGAGATCATGCCGGTCGCGCAGTTCGCGGGAAACCGCGGCTGGGGCTATGACGGGGTGCTGCCCTATGCCGTGCATCCTGCCTATGGCACCCCGGACGACCTGCGCACGCTGGTCGATGCCGCGCATGGCGCCGGGCTGATGGTGCTGCTTGACGTGGTCTATAACCATTTCGGCCCCGAGGGGAATTACCTGAACCTCTACGCCCCCGATTTCTTCGACGCATCGCGCCAGACACCATGGGGCGCGGCCATCGCCTATGATCGCGGGCCGGTGCGGCGGTTCTTCGTGGAGAACGCGCTTTACTGGCTGCGCGATTTCCGGCTGGACGGGCTGCGGCTGGATGCCATCGACCATGTGCAGGACAGATCCGACCCCGAAATCCTGGTCGAGATCGCGCAGCAGGTGCGGCGCGCCTTTCCCGACGACGCGATCCATCTGACGACCGAGGATAACCGCAACGTGACGCATCTTCACGCGCGCGAGGACGGGCGGGTGCCGCTTTACACCGCCGAATGGAACGACGACTGGCACAACGCCGCCCATGTCATCGCCACCGGCGAGGGCGAGGGCTATTACGCCGATTTCGCCGACACGCCGCACGCGCATCTGGCGCGGGCGCTGGCCGAGGGGTTTGCCTATCAGGGGCAGACATCGCCGCAGACCGGTCGCCCGCGCGGCGCGCCAAGCGCGCATCTGCCGCCCGCGGCCTTCGTCGATTTCCTGCAAAACCACGATCAGATCGGCAACCGCGCCTTTGGCGAACGGATCGACGCGCTGGCGCCGCAGCCGGTGGTGCGGGCGCTGCGCACGATCCTGCTGTTGTCGCCGCATATCCCGCTGATGTTCATGGGCGAGGAATATGGTGAGACGCGGCCCTTCCTGTTCTTCACCGATTTCCACGGCGATCTGGCCGACGCGGTGCGGCAGGGGCGGCGACGCGAGTTCGCGGGGTTTGCCGCGTTCGCGGATGGCGCCGTCTCGGCCATCCCCGATCCCAATGCCGCCGAGACCTTCGCCGCCTCGCGCATCGACTGGGCGCAGCGCGACGGGGCCGGACAGGACCGGCTGGAAGAGACGCGCCGATTGCTGCGCGTGCGCCGGCGCGAGGTGGTGCCCCATCTTGCCGGTGTCGACGGGCACGCGGGACGCATCGTCGCGGCCGAGGGCGACGTGATCGCCGTCGACTGGCAGCTGCGCGGGGCGACATTGTCCTTGCGCGCCCATCTTGGCGACGGTCAGGCCACGGTTCCCGCCGCGCCGGGGCGGGTCATCTCGGGGCCGGTCGGTGGGGGGTCGTCGCTTGGGGCCTGGCAGGTGCGGTTCACCAAGCTTGAGGACGGCGCATGA
- the malQ gene encoding 4-alpha-glucanotransferase, whose product MTRDLERLGRDYGIPPAYTDAHGTRRRVPAATRRTMLRALGVDPEAGVPGGPPRDRRMFAPPDARCFVPPGLRRAPAWGLFCQLYELRSARNWGIGDFRDLGDLAEIAARAGADFVGINPLHALFLADPERCSPFAPSNRAFLNPLYIAVDDVPGAAPPAPALHGLRGADQVDYTRVAGLKLAALRDIFDRAPFADDAARADHEAFAAARGAALAHHATFEALSAQMVADGFGAGWQSWSDAFRRPDSAAVRDFARAHRNDIAFHVWLQWVADRQLAAVQRRARGAGMRLGLYLDLAVGEAPDGSAGWGGDTMLRGLQIGAPPDLFQTQGQNWGLAAPSPEALEAQDFAPFRDMIRAQLSHAGALRIDHAMALWQLFLIPEDTSAAQGGYLRYPMPQMLKVLAAESRAAGAVIVGEDLGSVPRGFRRVMQQANILSYRLLYFERNATGFTPPHRYPAEALACLSTHDLPTLADWWEGRDIDDRERFGLVDADISARHRVERKSERRDLLAALRDMDALEGAGDRAAAAGALPDAVLLAAHEYVARTPALLMAVRLADIAGPREPTNVPGTSDEYPNWRKRSPTPIEELEDHPLFAALSERLSRLRPRPATSPA is encoded by the coding sequence ATGACGCGCGATCTGGAAAGGCTTGGCCGGGATTATGGCATCCCGCCGGCCTATACGGACGCCCATGGCACGCGGCGCAGGGTGCCCGCCGCCACCCGCCGCACGATGCTGCGCGCGCTTGGCGTCGACCCCGAGGCCGGGGTGCCGGGCGGCCCGCCACGCGACCGGCGCATGTTCGCGCCGCCCGATGCGCGCTGCTTCGTTCCGCCGGGTTTGCGGCGGGCGCCGGCCTGGGGTCTGTTCTGCCAGCTTTACGAACTGCGCTCGGCGCGGAACTGGGGCATCGGCGATTTCCGCGATCTGGGCGATCTTGCCGAAATCGCGGCGCGGGCAGGGGCCGATTTCGTCGGGATCAACCCGCTGCACGCGCTGTTTCTGGCCGACCCCGAACGATGCAGCCCGTTCGCGCCGTCCAATCGCGCGTTCCTGAACCCGCTTTACATCGCCGTCGATGACGTGCCGGGGGCGGCCCCCCCTGCGCCCGCGCTGCACGGGCTGCGCGGCGCGGATCAGGTGGACTACACGCGCGTCGCCGGGCTGAAGCTTGCGGCGCTGCGCGACATCTTCGACCGTGCGCCCTTCGCTGACGACGCCGCGCGCGCCGATCACGAGGCATTCGCCGCGGCGCGCGGCGCGGCGCTGGCGCATCACGCGACGTTCGAGGCGTTGTCGGCGCAGATGGTCGCCGACGGGTTCGGGGCGGGATGGCAAAGCTGGTCTGACGCCTTCAGGCGGCCGGACAGCGCGGCGGTGCGCGATTTTGCGCGCGCCCACCGGAACGACATCGCGTTTCACGTCTGGCTGCAATGGGTGGCCGACCGGCAGCTGGCTGCCGTGCAGCGCCGGGCGCGCGGGGCGGGGATGCGCCTGGGCCTTTATCTGGACCTCGCGGTGGGCGAGGCGCCCGACGGCTCGGCCGGCTGGGGCGGGGACACGATGCTGCGCGGGCTGCAGATCGGCGCGCCGCCCGACCTGTTCCAGACGCAGGGGCAGAACTGGGGCCTGGCCGCACCCTCGCCCGAGGCCCTGGAGGCGCAGGATTTCGCCCCCTTCCGCGACATGATCCGCGCGCAGCTGTCCCATGCCGGCGCACTGCGGATCGATCACGCGATGGCGCTGTGGCAACTGTTCCTGATCCCCGAGGACACCAGCGCGGCGCAAGGCGGATATCTGCGCTATCCGATGCCCCAGATGCTGAAGGTTCTTGCCGCCGAATCGCGGGCCGCCGGTGCGGTCATCGTGGGCGAGGATCTGGGCTCGGTTCCGCGCGGGTTCCGCCGCGTGATGCAGCAGGCCAATATCCTCTCCTACCGGCTGCTTTACTTCGAGCGGAATGCGACGGGTTTCACGCCGCCGCACCGCTATCCGGCCGAGGCGCTGGCATGTCTGTCGACCCATGACCTGCCGACGCTGGCCGACTGGTGGGAAGGGCGCGACATCGATGACCGCGAGCGGTTCGGACTGGTCGACGCCGACATTTCGGCCCGGCATCGCGTTGAACGGAAGTCCGAGCGGCGCGATCTTCTGGCCGCGCTGCGCGACATGGATGCGCTTGAGGGTGCAGGGGATCGGGCGGCCGCGGCGGGGGCATTGCCCGATGCCGTCCTGCTGGCGGCGCATGAATATGTCGCGCGCACGCCCGCGCTGCTGATGGCCGTGCGACTGGCAGACATCGCCGGGCCGCGCGAGCCGACCAATGTGCCGGGCACCAGCGATGAATACCCGAACTGGCGCAAGCGAAGCCCGACCCCGATCGAGGAACTGGAGGATCATCCCCTTTTTGCCGCGCTGAGCGAGAGGCTGTCGCGGCTGCGCCCGCGCCCCGCGACCAGCCCGGCATAA
- the treY gene encoding malto-oligosyltrehalose synthase, whose amino-acid sequence MRHLPASCYRLQLRGGMDFDRAERVLGYLERLGITHLYLSPIFAAQPGSSHGYDVIDPTVIDAALGGRAGFDRLAVAARARGIGIVLDIVPNHMAFTLDNPWLRDLLAKGDASRYRAHFDIAPDRRLVLPMLPAPFEDVLQDGGFAVEDDEGGPVLVHGPLRVPLDARTMPDTLPGPDDRAAIRALHDRQFWRLCHWRAERDAITHRRFFSISGLIGVRVEDARVFEDTHRLIIELCKSGTVAGLRIDHIDGLADPAAYLERLRDRLPDTPLWVEKIIAPDETLPDWPIAGTTGYVLARDIAQVLTDTGGARRIDDFYRGITGRTADFGDVVASAKRQVLETELAAELWQLHAMVMRAAADDPVAAEYGPETWRRAIVELIAHLDRYRPYLDDSDPRPEDVAALEDAASRAAEDAERHAVDFLLRCLLDPDGKATALRLRFQQVSGAVMAKGQEDTAFYRYNALIGANEVGAEPDRPAIDAATFHARMHARMRDMPQGLSLTSSHDTKRSEDARARLAALSHHPDAAEALFAAASAVDGADAVDPNLRWYLVQSLWAMMPGCDGRDDLATRLCDHATKAMREAKEGTSWQDPNEAFEAAGLAFVRSLARALDPLPAATQDAARTASRLSLAQVALKLTLPGIPDIYQDCEIGNYRLTDPDNRAPVDFARLDAALDDPATLLRKEDREKLDLTRRLLGLRRDEPVLFAAGEYLPDDQAPAGTVGFRRVHGNSILRVLVSAPAPLDAQAVAARAGEVRIWPPADHAMSECAVALFRSARAEDDGR is encoded by the coding sequence ATGCGACATCTGCCTGCGTCGTGCTATCGGCTGCAACTGCGCGGCGGCATGGATTTCGACCGGGCCGAGCGGGTGCTTGGCTATCTTGAGCGGCTGGGGATCACGCATCTTTACCTGTCGCCGATCTTTGCCGCGCAACCCGGCTCGTCCCACGGCTATGACGTGATCGACCCGACGGTGATCGACGCGGCGCTTGGCGGGCGAGCGGGATTCGATCGGCTGGCTGTTGCCGCACGGGCGCGCGGCATCGGGATCGTGCTGGACATCGTGCCGAACCACATGGCGTTCACGCTGGACAATCCCTGGCTGCGCGACCTGCTGGCCAAGGGCGACGCCAGCCGATACCGCGCCCATTTCGACATCGCGCCGGACCGGCGGCTGGTGCTGCCGATGCTGCCGGCGCCGTTCGAGGATGTGTTGCAGGATGGTGGTTTTGCCGTCGAGGACGATGAGGGGGGACCGGTGCTGGTTCACGGGCCGCTGCGGGTGCCGCTGGACGCGCGCACCATGCCCGACACCTTGCCGGGTCCGGATGACCGCGCCGCGATCCGCGCGCTGCACGACCGGCAGTTCTGGCGGCTGTGCCACTGGCGGGCCGAGCGGGACGCGATCACGCATCGCCGGTTCTTCAGCATCAGCGGCCTGATCGGTGTCCGGGTTGAGGATGCCCGGGTGTTCGAGGACACGCATCGCCTGATCATCGAATTGTGCAAATCGGGGACGGTCGCGGGGCTGCGGATCGATCACATCGACGGGCTGGCCGATCCCGCCGCCTATCTGGAACGGCTGCGGGATCGTCTGCCCGATACGCCGCTGTGGGTGGAAAAGATCATCGCCCCCGATGAGACCCTTCCCGACTGGCCGATTGCGGGCACGACGGGATATGTGCTTGCCCGCGACATCGCGCAGGTCCTGACCGATACGGGCGGCGCGCGACGGATCGACGATTTCTATCGCGGCATCACCGGACGGACGGCCGATTTCGGCGACGTGGTCGCATCCGCCAAGCGCCAGGTTCTGGAAACCGAGCTTGCCGCCGAACTGTGGCAGCTTCATGCGATGGTCATGCGGGCCGCGGCAGACGATCCGGTCGCGGCGGAATACGGGCCCGAGACCTGGCGCCGGGCCATCGTCGAGCTGATCGCGCATCTGGACCGGTATCGCCCCTATCTGGACGACAGTGACCCGCGCCCGGAGGACGTGGCGGCGCTGGAAGATGCGGCATCGCGGGCGGCAGAGGATGCAGAGCGGCATGCGGTGGATTTTCTTCTGCGCTGCCTGCTGGACCCGGACGGGAAGGCCACGGCGCTGCGCCTGCGGTTTCAACAGGTCTCGGGCGCGGTCATGGCCAAGGGGCAGGAGGACACGGCCTTTTATCGTTACAACGCGCTGATCGGCGCGAACGAGGTCGGCGCCGAGCCGGACCGCCCCGCCATCGACGCGGCCACCTTCCACGCCCGCATGCACGCGCGCATGCGCGATATGCCCCAGGGCCTCAGCCTGACCTCCAGCCACGACACCAAGCGGTCCGAGGATGCGCGCGCGCGTCTTGCCGCGCTGAGCCACCATCCCGACGCGGCCGAAGCCCTGTTCGCGGCGGCCTCGGCGGTGGACGGTGCCGATGCTGTCGATCCGAACCTGCGGTGGTATCTGGTGCAATCGCTGTGGGCGATGATGCCCGGCTGCGACGGTCGCGACGATCTGGCCACGCGGCTTTGCGATCACGCGACCAAGGCGATGCGCGAAGCCAAGGAAGGCACGTCATGGCAGGACCCGAACGAGGCTTTCGAAGCCGCCGGACTGGCCTTCGTCAGATCGCTGGCCCGCGCGCTTGATCCGCTTCCGGCCGCCACGCAGGATGCCGCGCGCACCGCGTCGCGGCTTTCGCTTGCGCAGGTGGCGCTGAAGCTGACCTTGCCGGGGATTCCCGACATCTATCAGGACTGCGAGATCGGCAATTATCGCCTGACCGATCCGGACAACCGCGCGCCGGTGGATTTCGCCCGCCTCGATGCCGCGCTGGACGACCCGGCGACGCTTTTGCGCAAGGAGGACCGCGAGAAGCTGGACCTGACGCGCCGGCTTCTTGGGCTGCGGCGCGACGAACCGGTCCTGTTCGCGGCAGGCGAATATCTTCCCGACGATCAGGCGCCCGCCGGCACGGTCGGATTCCGGCGCGTTCACGGCAACAGCATATTGCGGGTGCTGGTGTCGGCGCCAGCGCCCCTCGATGCGCAGGCGGTGGCGGCGCGTGCGGGCGAGGTGCGCATCTGGCCACCCGCCGATCACGCGATGTCAGAATGTGCCGTCGCCCTGTTCCGGTCTGCCAGGGCGGAAGACGATGGCCGATAA
- the treS gene encoding maltose alpha-D-glucosyltransferase, giving the protein MEKNARSDKDRTAGPGPEASDHRVAELERMSMLHQARQAARAYGGSARMWRRPYAVAQPRKASAVAPVWITTYPASVITPEGSSVLASLGDQTLWRALSSIGIRAIHTGPTKRSGGYLDGRYTPTIDGNFDRIGFDVDPGFGTRDEYVTLSAIAAAHNAVVIDDVIPSHTGKGPDFHLACMRHADYPGLYHMIEIAPDDWDLLPEVPAGRQSANLSPDTVDLLAERDYIAGQLHRVIFFEPGVKETDWSVTAPIKGVDGKMRRWVYLHYFKEGQPSLNWLDPSFAAQTMIMGDALHSLDQLGARGLRLDANGFLGIEKRENGTVWSESHPLSVVGNSLLGGMVRKAGGFTFQELNLTVDDIAAMSGHGADLSYDFITRPAYHHALVTGDTEFLRMMLRMVHDYGIDPASLIHAMQNHDELTLELVHFWTLHANDMFDLGGQSWQGRTLRDHIRETMYEAISGPRAPYNLRFVTNGVACTTVSLIAAALGHEDLDALDAGQIEEIRRAHLLLVMYNAFQPGVFALSGWDLVGALPLDPDQVAHLMSDGDTRWIARGAYDLTGAVPDASHSADGLPRARTLYGPITEQLDDPDSFASRLKRLLAVREAHGIAASEQIAIPDVQTPGLLVMMHELPDRRGRQITALNFGREPVDEVLTLDVPRSGPVLDMIAETVEGEVGDDGRLHLQLDPLQGRSLRIAYPLPI; this is encoded by the coding sequence ATGGAGAAGAATGCACGTTCGGATAAGGACAGGACAGCAGGCCCCGGGCCCGAGGCGTCCGATCATCGCGTCGCGGAACTGGAACGGATGTCGATGCTGCACCAGGCGCGGCAGGCGGCGCGCGCCTATGGCGGCTCGGCGCGGATGTGGCGCAGGCCCTACGCCGTGGCCCAGCCCCGCAAGGCAAGCGCGGTCGCACCTGTCTGGATCACGACCTATCCGGCATCCGTCATCACGCCCGAAGGCTCTTCCGTGCTGGCGTCGCTGGGCGATCAGACGCTGTGGCGCGCCCTGTCGTCCATCGGCATCCGCGCGATTCATACCGGCCCGACAAAGCGATCGGGCGGCTATCTCGACGGGCGCTATACGCCGACGATCGACGGCAATTTCGACCGGATCGGTTTCGATGTCGATCCGGGCTTCGGCACACGCGACGAATACGTCACGCTCAGCGCCATCGCGGCGGCGCACAACGCCGTGGTGATCGACGATGTGATTCCGTCGCATACCGGAAAGGGACCGGATTTTCACCTGGCCTGCATGCGGCACGCGGATTATCCGGGGCTTTATCACATGATCGAGATCGCACCGGACGACTGGGATCTTCTGCCCGAGGTGCCCGCCGGCCGCCAATCCGCCAACCTGTCGCCGGACACCGTCGATCTGCTGGCCGAGCGCGACTATATCGCCGGGCAGCTTCATCGCGTCATCTTTTTCGAGCCGGGCGTCAAGGAAACCGACTGGAGCGTGACGGCCCCGATCAAGGGCGTTGACGGAAAGATGCGCCGCTGGGTCTATCTGCATTACTTCAAGGAGGGGCAGCCCAGCCTCAACTGGCTTGACCCGTCATTCGCCGCCCAGACGATGATCATGGGCGATGCGCTGCATTCGCTGGACCAGCTGGGCGCGCGCGGTCTGCGTCTGGACGCGAACGGCTTTCTGGGCATCGAAAAGCGCGAGAACGGCACGGTCTGGTCGGAAAGCCATCCGCTGTCGGTGGTGGGCAACAGCCTGCTGGGCGGCATGGTGCGAAAGGCCGGCGGGTTCACCTTTCAGGAACTGAACCTGACGGTGGACGACATCGCCGCCATGTCCGGGCACGGCGCCGATCTGTCCTATGATTTCATCACCCGTCCCGCCTATCATCACGCGCTGGTGACGGGCGACACCGAATTCCTGCGGATGATGCTGCGGATGGTGCATGATTACGGCATCGATCCCGCCTCGCTGATCCACGCCATGCAGAACCACGATGAACTGACGCTGGAACTGGTGCATTTCTGGACCCTGCACGCCAACGACATGTTCGATCTGGGCGGGCAGTCGTGGCAGGGACGCACGCTGCGCGACCATATCCGCGAGACCATGTACGAGGCGATCAGCGGCCCGCGCGCGCCCTATAACCTGCGTTTCGTCACCAACGGCGTCGCCTGCACCACGGTCAGCCTGATCGCGGCGGCGCTGGGGCACGAGGATCTGGACGCGCTGGACGCCGGCCAGATCGAGGAAATCCGGCGCGCGCATCTGCTGCTGGTGATGTATAACGCGTTCCAGCCGGGGGTGTTCGCGCTGTCGGGCTGGGATCTGGTCGGCGCGCTGCCGCTGGACCCCGATCAGGTGGCGCATCTGATGTCGGATGGCGACACGCGCTGGATCGCGCGCGGCGCCTATGACCTGACGGGCGCGGTGCCCGATGCCAGCCATTCGGCCGACGGGCTGCCGCGGGCGCGCACGCTGTATGGGCCGATCACCGAACAGCTTGACGACCCGGACAGTTTCGCCAGCCGGCTGAAACGTCTGCTTGCCGTGCGCGAGGCGCACGGGATCGCGGCCAGCGAACAGATTGCCATTCCCGACGTGCAGACGCCGGGCCTGCTGGTGATGATGCACGAACTGCCCGACCGGCGCGGGCGGCAGATCACGGCGCTGAATTTCGGGCGCGAGCCGGTGGACGAAGTCCTGACGCTGGACGTGCCGAGGTCCGGACCGGTTCTGGACATGATCGCCGAGACGGTCGAGGGCGAGGTCGGCGACGACGGACGCCTGCACCTGCAACTCGACCCGCTGCAGGGGCGGTCCCTGCGCATCGCCTATCCGCTGCCGATCTGA
- the glgA gene encoding glycogen synthase GlgA, which translates to MQRTDLREGDAMKVLSITSEMYPLVKTGGLADVCGALPAALSQQGVEMRVLLPGYPSVLAAARHCGGPTPLDLPLGPAALRRCTVAGATVWILDAPELYDRPGGPYQAADGRDHGDNWKRFGLLAQAAARIAAKGAEGWRPDIVHAHDWQAGLVPAYLSANAIPAPSVQTIHNIAFPGRFPAGIFGSLGLPSGFFDMYGVEFHGDVSFLKAGLYFADAITTVSPTYAEELTRPGFAHGFDGLIRDRAADVTGILNGIDTAEWDPAADRLIGRRFTPRSPGRRTENRRALGSAFALAEDSPLVSVISRLTHQKGIDLIFEAADDIVARGFNLIVLGTGDPALETAAHAVATRHPGRVGVHIGHDEALAHRIQAGTDALLVPSRFEPCGLTQLCALRYGALPVVAPTGGLIDSVIDATPASLAAGVATGIHLRELSARGIGAALDRLSAIMADPDCHARMIRNAMCADVSWSASAARYAALYAGLVAGRGRSRDSLSLSAAKRG; encoded by the coding sequence ATGCAGCGCACCGACCTGCGCGAAGGAGACGCCATGAAGGTGCTGTCGATCACGTCCGAGATGTATCCGCTGGTCAAAACCGGCGGGCTTGCGGATGTCTGCGGCGCGCTGCCCGCGGCGCTGTCGCAGCAGGGGGTCGAGATGCGCGTGCTGCTGCCGGGTTACCCGTCCGTTCTTGCGGCGGCAAGGCATTGCGGCGGGCCGACCCCCCTCGATCTGCCGCTCGGTCCGGCGGCGCTGCGGCGCTGCACGGTTGCGGGCGCGACGGTCTGGATACTGGACGCGCCCGAGCTGTATGACCGGCCCGGCGGGCCTTACCAGGCGGCCGACGGGCGCGATCATGGCGACAACTGGAAACGCTTCGGGCTGCTGGCGCAGGCGGCGGCACGGATCGCGGCCAAGGGCGCGGAAGGATGGCGGCCTGACATCGTGCATGCCCATGACTGGCAGGCCGGTCTGGTCCCGGCCTATTTAAGCGCGAATGCGATTCCCGCCCCGTCCGTGCAGACGATCCACAACATCGCCTTTCCCGGTCGTTTTCCGGCGGGGATTTTCGGCAGTCTCGGCCTGCCATCCGGCTTTTTCGACATGTACGGCGTGGAATTTCACGGCGATGTCAGCTTTCTCAAGGCCGGTCTCTATTTCGCCGACGCGATCACCACGGTCAGCCCCACCTATGCCGAGGAACTGACGCGGCCCGGCTTTGCGCACGGGTTCGACGGGCTGATCCGGGACCGGGCGGCCGATGTGACGGGCATCCTGAACGGGATCGACACGGCCGAATGGGACCCCGCCGCCGACAGGCTGATCGGGCGGCGTTTTACCCCGCGCAGTCCTGGACGGCGGACGGAGAATCGCCGCGCGCTCGGTTCCGCATTTGCGCTTGCCGAAGACAGCCCGCTGGTTTCGGTCATCAGCCGTCTTACCCACCAGAAAGGGATCGACCTGATCTTCGAGGCGGCAGACGACATCGTCGCGCGGGGGTTCAACCTGATCGTGCTGGGCACCGGCGACCCGGCGCTGGAGACGGCGGCCCATGCCGTGGCGACGCGTCATCCGGGGCGGGTCGGGGTGCATATCGGCCATGACGAGGCTCTGGCCCACCGTATCCAGGCCGGCACCGACGCGCTGCTGGTGCCGTCGCGGTTCGAGCCGTGCGGGCTGACCCAGCTTTGCGCGCTGCGCTATGGCGCGCTGCCGGTGGTCGCGCCGACCGGCGGGCTGATCGATTCGGTGATCGACGCGACCCCGGCATCGCTGGCCGCGGGCGTCGCGACCGGCATCCATCTGCGCGAGCTGTCGGCGCGCGGGATCGGCGCGGCGCTGGACCGCCTGTCCGCGATCATGGCCGATCCGGACTGCCATGCGCGCATGATCCGCAACGCGATGTGCGCCGATGTGTCGTGGTCGGCCAGCGCCGCACGCTATGCCGCGCTTTATGCCGGGCTGGTCGCGGGGCGCGGGCGCAGCCGCGACAGCCTCTCGCTCAGCGCGGCAAAAAGGGGATGA